A region of the Vigna radiata var. radiata cultivar VC1973A unplaced genomic scaffold, Vradiata_ver6 scaffold_268, whole genome shotgun sequence genome:
TCCCCAATGATTCTCCAGTCAACAGGTCAACTTTACAGGTCGAAGCTCCCTCTCTCTCTTAAGTCAAGACAGACACAAAGACTACTTTTATGTTTAGCAGTCAAGAGTAATAGCAATTGAGCATCTAATTTTTCTCTACACTTCATCAAGAAGCAGAAACCTTACCGCTCAGTCAGGAATACATGCTTCCACTAGAGACAATACCACTCACTACTTTCATAACTcacattctctttcttttcccttttttattttcttcttttttttcatttccttttttacATAGAACAGATAAGAAAACTTAGGTGATCACAGTTGATCAAAAGGTGCATCAGTTAGAAGCCCATTCAAAGTAATGGCAGCGAGCACCTCTAGTTGCAGTCCAATTTCCACATCCAAAGAAAAGGCTCCCTTGCTTGGGACCTGGCTTCCTCACCATGCCCCTGCTGCTTTTCACCCCACAGTAGCAACAGGGGTTATACTGAGCCATGAGGGCGGTGACATCCTTTGCTGTGTAGGGGCAATGGGGGAAAATGATTGGTTGTTCTGGAGACTGTTTCAAACCCCCTGCCATATCAGAAGGTCCCTGCCAATTTATGTTATTGGTAATGGAAAATTTAAAACCCCGGTGCATGAGCAATGCCAACAGGCGAGCAGTATTTTTGGCATCATCAAGGCCACAATGTTGACGGCCCTGCCAGACCAGGCCCGCTATCTCAACAGCTTCCTTTAGATTGCACCTCACAGCACCAAATACCTCACGGAAAGGAACCCTTAAGTTGATCCAGCTAACAAGCAGATAAACAAAAGTCAGATGAAATGAAATTCTGGTAAACACGACATTTCTATGCTTCAGCATTTACCGGTTAAAGTAAGGAGGCTTCCGTATTTTTTTAAATCGGCACTCAGATTCAAGCATCACCCTACAATCCCAGTTAGACCATGTAACCACAGCAAAGTTGGAATTCTTTATTCCCTTCTTCTCAAGCCATTTGTCATGCCTAAGTAGAGCCTCACTCAATGTAACACCTCTGTCCACCTGAACCAAATGGTAATAAATCCAATTAGCAATCATTTGCAGCAATATTGAATGGGTGAATGCAAGAGTTGAGGAGTAACAGAAGTATTACAaggtataaaaagtttataaagcAATGGAATATACCATTCCAGTCAGTTTGGGACGCAACTTTTGTGTCTAGAAAGGTAACTTTAGGATATAAAAATCTAGTGGGCTCATCCCACATAGAGCTGGGTCAACCTTAAAATGGATATTACTTATTGTCCAAAAGACAGAATAGACAAGCACAAATGCACACAGATTATGCTAAATATGAACAGATGCAAAATTGTGTGAGAAGCCATAAAAGCATTGCACATCCATACTCAAAGAAAACCTAGTGAATAAAAGGGAGGGGATCAGGAGCATCAAATAAAGACATCCTTGATAATTTTTTCCAGCATCCTTGTTCTTTTAAATCATAATTGCAAAGCACATCATAATTTAGTTCTATACTGCATAGCATAGATCGTCCCTACCATAGAGGAATTCAAATTGTTAATACTATATGTTATGTTTAAGCACATGTACAATGAACGCAATTTGCTATTATTAACTCTTAGATAATCGGAGCTGGTTAGCTCTCATTAGGAAATGACTCCTCTCGTAACTTACACAATACATAGAATAATTactttagaataaaataagCAGGTGAACAAAGAGTAACATTACTAAGCCACTAACTCACATGTAATTCCTAATCAGTGATGATTACCTCTAATCTAAATAATGATGCCTATTGCAATTAATACTGCACGTACTATAAATAGTTCCCTGCATTAAATGATTGGAGACACAGTTTTACCTCAAACCTTCTCATTCTAACCCACTATGCAGTGTTTTCTAAATGTCATATATCGATAATGGTGGTAACATGGTGCTATGGCATAGTGGAGTTGAGCAATGTGCCATTTTATGTCAATGGCGTTGCAGGTTTAGGATATTTTCCAGTGATGAGCATTTTTGCAAATGTTTATACCAGATCAAGTGGCACTTAAATATTGTCTTTAAAAGAACCTGAAGAATTCTGATTGCTTGGTGACCATTTGATGTACTTGAGAAAGATACCCAAGATTATTATAATGGATTTTGGAGAGTAGATTCCACTCTCTtagaatttcatatttataataacttgGGATAAGTcaagataaataaaagagaCTATATTTAAGAGTAATTGAGAGAGTTTGTATTCCCCTCTCTTAGGTTTTCATATTTATAGTAGTTTGAGCAACATATACAATgaatgagagagaaaaggagtTCTAGAAGATGCTCCTAGAAACTAGGTCTAGCACAAAGCATGCTGCTAGGAACTAGGTCCAGCACACAACACCTAACAATAAATcctatgaaatattatttattctaacactccccctccaACTGGAACGAACTAGGTCCAGCACACAACACCTAAAAATAAATCCTATGAAAGATTATTCATTCTAACACTCTCCCTCCAACTGGAACTGgaacatacaaattgtatgtgtCAAGAAATGGATTTTGAGTCTAACTCAAATCCACAAAACCAACTTTTAAAGTGAGACTTGCATCCACTTATTATATTCTGTGAAATTAtcttatctttagtcaatgTGGGACTATTAACACACCTCCTCACACTATCGTATATACATCTCAAGCATGGAACTGTACATTATTGGGTAGTCTGATAGCGACTTGATAGCAGGTagaacaataaacccaacaaataacaaattttgcTAAAATAGGCTTTAACAAgtctgatatcatgttaagaagtgaattttaaacctGACTCaaccttacaagccagttttgtggggttgagttaggcataaaatccacttcttaacatggtatcagagtgaagttagagcctatcctagcgagattTGTTTGTTGGGCACATTGTTCCACCCACTATCGGGTCGTTATTGGACCACCCATTGATGTCCAGTCTcatgctcgagatgtatatatctcgGCGTGAGAGGAGTGTGTTAGAAGTCTCGcatcaattagagataaaaccaatttatagtatataagtgggtgtaaacctcatcttacaagccggttttgtggggttgagttagacttaaagtctacttcttaaCATGGACAAAAAGTATCACTATATCTAAACCATAGATTTGAGTATATCCTTTTGCTACCAATCGGGCTTTAAAGCGATTAGTTTCACCATTAGGACCAACCTTTATGGAATAGACCCAACGACAACCAACTGTCTTCTTTCCAGATGGAAGAGGAACCGATTCCCATGTACCATTTTGTTCAAGGGCATGCATTTCAACAATCATGACTTGTCACCTtccaggatgatcaagtgcttctttcaCACTTTTAGAAATGTTAATAGAAGAGACCGAGGAGATAATAGAATAATATGAAGAGACAAACAATGATAagttagaaaattataaataggatAAAGGTTGCAAGTAGAGCAAGTACCTTTGCAAATTTCAATAGGCCAACAAGAACCCTCATTATCAAGAGTCATAATGTGGGACTTGATGAAGAGGACTCACATGTGGTATTTTTTACTAGACATTTGAGTCAAAAGTGATGGTCTAAGAGAACTACATTGATGAGAGGAATTTGGAGTACTGGACTAGTGTTTGGCATTGTATAGACAGAGGGTTCAACAAAAGGCATAGGCAAGACCTGCTGCACAGAGTTTACATCTTGTGTAGAGGAAGGGAAGAACAAAGTTTCTTTAAAATAGGTGACCCTTGCAgacatgtaatattttttagtgttaGGAGAATAACATTGATATCCTTATATCTTAAAGAGACACATTTAATGGCCCAAGCAAAGAGTTTGTCCAAATCTGAAGACATAATGAACAAATACACACACAGCCAAATACTCAAGGAGAAATAGAGAAAAGAGGTTCATTTAGAAACACAAAGGAATATGGAACTTTATTGTTCAGAGAAGTAGACGCCATTCTACTAATAAGATAATAAACAGTAAGAATGGCATCACCCTAATGATGGGCAAGTACATTGGCACCAATCAATAATGTACAGCCATTTCATCTGtgtttgttctttctttttactgttGGGATGTATGTAGACAGGTGGATTGATGTAAAATACCATGTGACTTTAAAAGAGTAGAAaaactagaagaaaaaaattctttggCATTATCACCTCTTAAGATCTTGATTACTTGGCCaaattggtttttaatttcAGTAATTAAAATCTCAAAAAATTTCAATAGCTTAGACCTATCTTTCATGAAGTAAACCCAAGTACAACCTATAAAGCTCCGACATGGCCTTTGAGTTGTGTTTCCCATAAGAAGCGTTGTGGATATGGACACCTGTCAAGTGCGTTCACAACACGGTGTCAAGCACACTTATTTGGGCCAGATACGCGCTTATTTCCAGACATACTTAGAAGACATTGTCCACGTCTTAGAAGCACTAGAGAAGCGCCAGATTTGACACCATGAACACAAGTAGAGTTGCAGGTCACAAAGGAAATAAGGAACAGGAAGGGGTGTGAAGGAAGAAGAGTATGGAAAAAAGCaaacttttctttctaaataattcaataattgttacattattttatatgctGAATTTTGACTTTACAAACCCAACCCAATGCTTTTCACTAATCACGATTCTACACTTTATAAATGTTTCCTATTTCTTCTTCCATCATATACTCTGATCAActacaaaatgaaattattttttttattaatataattatttaaatatcaattaatatcttatttatatttatatattatttaaattttttttattcatatagttttttaaatattaattaatatataatttggagCAAACTCACTTTTGAAGCAAACTCACTTTTGGAGCAAATGGAGCAAACTCGGTAGACTAGTCATGAACTCGATTGAACTCGCGAGTATCCAACCGAGTTGGCAAGTCAAGAGGGTTTCTCCTTTAAATCCAAAACGACCTTGTTTCTACTTGCATTAGGATTCGTGTTCATGNTCTTTGTGGTCATAGAAGAGTAACATTGATACCTTTTTTAGGTAAAGAGTAACCCAAGAAGACTCTTGATAGCGCGGGCAGAATGTTTATCTAACCTTGGAGACAAATCATGAACTAAACATATACAACCAAACATACAAGGAGGAACATGAAAGAACATatcatttggaaaaaaaatggaaaaaggaaCCTTATTACCAAGAGAAGAGGATGACGtcctattaataagaaaacatcTGGTAAGTACAACATCCCCCAATGATGGACCATAATACTAGCAACAAGCATTAAGGTGTGAACAATCTCATACAaatgtctatttttcctttctacaatACCATATTATTGTGGTGTATAAGGACAAGTAGACTGATATAATATGCCACATGAACCtaacactttaaaaaaattaaaggagaCATACTCTTTGGCATTATCccttcttaaaattttaattgtttgcccaaattgattcttgatttcattcaaaaaggaTGTACAGATGGGCAATAATTTAGAACAATCTTTCATAAGATAAACCTAAGTACATCTGAAATATTCATCaatgaatgttaaaaaatattttaaaccaaAGGATGAGACACAACTAGGTCcctaaaaatcaaaatgaataaTAGAAAGTCAAACTTTCCATTGATGGGACTTCATGACATGTTAATAGATGATCTCTAATATGATCAAAGTTTGGATGTAGAGCGCAAAGGATCATCACCATTTGTCAAGTTTGTTCTTGATCTCATCCAAAGACTCCACCTCCAAGAACATCTTTAGTTCTTCAACTACATATTGGGCTTCATTCATGAAGGATACCATATCATGATTAGTCTCTTTAAGAGACGCAAGCCTATTGGCAAAGTCATAAAGAAGTTGAACATCATTCACAAAAATgttttgagctttcttccaaaatgAGTTGCAACTTTTAAAAGCTCTAAGTGTTCCCAATAGTCTTGGTTCAATCAATTGCTAGCGCACACAGCTGGAAATCAACTTGCTTCCACTGCTCATCTTTCTCATGAGACACATTGCTTCCATCATATTCAAGGTTTTCATGATAACCTTAGCCAAGAACCACATTTCAACAAATGCAGACCAAGAGAggtaattttttccttttagtttctCGAAAGTAATGGAAAGACTTCCCAAGAATGAGACAACAACTCTAATAGACATTTCCTTTgacagagaagaggaaaacaACTAGGGCAGAGAAAACCCTAGGATGACCATCGCTAGGATGACTTTTGGACTTCGTCGAAATGAAGTTTAAATGGTTAAAACAGAGAAAGGAAGCTTCCATGATACCTATAATGGTGGCGCGATGAAGTTCAGACGAGGAGAAGGCAACACATGGAAATGAGTGGAACGGGGTTGACTGTCACTCAAAGAGACGATCTAGATCTAATGGTCGCCGCAAGAAATTGTGATGGTAGCCTGTAGTGCCCGATGACAAAAGGCAAATACAGAGAGACAATGCACCAAAGATTATAGAGACCTACAGAGTGGGATCGACCTACTCTGATACCAACTTCAGattaaagagagagaaaatatattttcgaGTGCTTGAAAGACCCCTCTtatgatcttctatttataatgaaagaaaatagaTACAATGGAAAGATGAAAGATCAAAAGACTGCCCTAGACCCCTAGGTATAGAACTAGGTACAACTGGAAGAGGTTCCCAACACACTACCCCCTTCTTAGACTTTAATGATTACTCTAACATACATAGACTTAACAATCATTCCAAAAAGTAATGATCAAAGcagaatttataattttaaacaacattttatatcaattttacccaaaaagaaaagtagatCAAGTTCCCCAACTGAATGCAAGTGTTGCCATCACTCAAAAGAAAGTATGCTTATAGATGTAGTCAAAAGAACAAACCATAGTACACAGATATTCTGATAGATCCCATTGCCAAAGTCCTAAGGGGAGCCACTTACATACCCTATTGGATATAGACATCTTATCATTAAACTCATGTACTTTACCTTCTAACCTTAATTGGGGGGGCTATTTCTGCTTTGACTGTGGTAAGCAATTTTTTAAATGCTTCTTGTCATGATTGTTGGGATGTGTttgcatttttatattcatcaagAGAGCAATAGCAAAAGAATTACTTTATGAAAACAAAGGCAATGCTAAAATTGTTGGCTATTTTGATCCTGGTTGAGCAAGTTTATCATCAAATAGAACATAAACTACAGAGTATTGGTTTTTGACAGAAAGTAACTTAATCTCATTGAGAATTACAAAACACAGAACATAATTGCTAGATCTATTGCAAAAGTTGAGTAGCTAAGGCATTTGTAAACCAATGAACGCGAAAATGGAAGAAGTTAACAGAATGAAACAGATTCGTGTACACCAAGATCCACTGGACATTGAGATTGGCTACCATTTTCTCATAAAAGGGTCCTTGCAAGAGAGATTGCTAGTGGTTCTGTTCTGTTAACTCAAACATTGTTAGCTTATTTATTAAATCTCTTAAGCTTGCAGCTCAGATTGACTTAATTTGTTGAACAGTTGGGCCATATGAGATATATGTTACAGCTTAGAGGTAGAATGCTAAAATTAAGCTTATGTGTAAGTGTGAGTTTTGCTGGCATTACTATTGGGTAAGTATTTATTGTTGGTTAGCTCTAATCTAAAAAACCATTCTTtctgtaattaataattaataattaatattgcatACTGTATAGATAGTTTCCACTGTGGGTTAATTAGACATAAGTTTAGCCTCAAGCGTTTCTCTAATTCAATacaaataatgaattaatttcTAATCCATAAAATCTTG
Encoded here:
- the LOC106755082 gene encoding 3'-5' exoribonuclease 1, whose amino-acid sequence is MMALENSENMQINCEASLKCLPGKVFPCNFQSNGSSMEGFTEVKNEPGTHPAGDVTEPNCRLGSEFLEPSNEFHSKPTYHQNYSTWTPCHFSAHKVQQCQMNGFDGHFYPYPVENQLQYVPINMVAQGYPREQYQEFQYFVVIDFEATCDKDKNPHPQEIIEFPSVIVSSITGQLEACFQTYVRPTCNHLLSDFCKDLTGIQQIQVDRGVTLSEALLRHDKWLEKKGIKNSNFAVVTWSNWDCRVMLESECRFKKIRKPPYFNRWINLRVPFREVFGAVRCNLKEAVEIAGLVWQGRQHCGLDDAKNTARLLALLMHRGFKFSITNNINWQGPSDMAGGLKQSPEQPIIFPHCPYTAKDVTALMAQYNPCCYCGVKSSRGMVRKPGPKQGSLFFGCGNWTATRGARCHYFEWASN